The Triticum dicoccoides isolate Atlit2015 ecotype Zavitan chromosome 6A, WEW_v2.0, whole genome shotgun sequence genome has a window encoding:
- the LOC119318995 gene encoding serine/threonine/tyrosine-protein kinase HT1-like: protein MASCFRARRQPAAPVPPPLIPYESSYSEMEGAMENKRWNSLDSWSMLLDAGGGADQQQASSSAAEEWMADLSQLFLGNKFASGSNSRIYRGIYRQRAVAVKMVRLPERDEDRRRALEDQFNSEVTFLSRLRHPNVVQFVAACKRPPVYCIITEYMSQGTLRMYLHNKDPYSLSPETVLRLALDVARGMEYLHAQGVIHRDLKSHNLLLNDEMRVKVADFGTSCLEAHSSRAGVGAGAGGGGGGGEGKGTNMGTYRWMAPEMVRDKPCTRKVDVYSFGIVLWELTTCLVPFQGMTPVQAAYAACEKNARPPLSPTCPPAFNNLIKMCWAANPARRPEFSYVVSVLEKYDHCLREGLPLVTPPSPVSSFLSIFKLGSCISTTNLPSMPVHV, encoded by the coding sequence ATGGCTTCCTGCTTCCGGGCGCGTCGGCAACCGGCAGCGCCAGTGCCGCCGCCGTTGATTCCGTACGAGTCGTCGTACTCGGAGATGGAGGGAGCGATGGAGAATAAGAGGTGGAACAGCCTCGACTCGTGGTCGATGCTGCTTGACGCGGGAGGCGGCGCGGACCAGCAGCAggcgagctcgtcggcggcggaggAGTGGATGGCGGACCTGTCGCAGCTCTTCCTCGGGAACAAGTTCGCGTCGGGGTCCAACAGCCGCATCTACCGCGGCATCTACCGACAGCGCGCGGTGGCCGTCAAGATGGTGCGCCTCCCGGAGCGCGACGAGGACCGGCGGCGCGCGCTGGAAGACCAGTTCAACTCGGAGGTGACCTTCCTCTCGCGGCTCCGCCACCCCAACGTCGTGCAGTTCGTCGCCGCGTGCAAGCGGCCGCCCGTGTACTGCATCATCACCGAGTACATGTCGCAGGGCACGCTCCGCATGTACCTCCACAACAAGGACCCCTACTCGCTCTCGCCGGAGACCGTGCTCCGCCTCGCGCTCGACGTCGCCCGCGGCATGGAGTACCTCCACGCGCAGGGCGTCATCCACCGCGACCTCAAGTCGCACAACCTGCTGCTCAACGACGAGATGCGCGTTAAGGTCGCCGACTTCGGCACCTCATGCCTAGAGGCGCACAGCTCACGCGCCGGCGTCGGAGCGGGAgccggaggcggtggcggcggcggcgaagggaagGGTACCAACATGGGCACGTACAGGTGGATGGCGCCCGAGATGGTCCGTGACAAGCCGTGCACCCGCAAGGTGGATGTGTACAGCTTCGGCATCGTGCTGTGGGAGCTCACCACCTGTCTGGTGCCGTTCCAGGGCATGACCCCCGTCCAGGCCGCCTACGCCGCCTGCGAGAAGAACGCTCGGCCGCCGTTGTCGCCGACGTGCCCGCCggcgttcaacaacctcatcaagatgTGCTGGGCCGCCAACCCGGCCAGGCGGCCTGAGTTCAGCTACGTCGTGTCCGTCCTGGAGAAGTACGATCACTGCCTCCGGGAAGGGCTCCCGCTGGTTACGCCGCCGTCGCCAGTGTCCTCGTTTCTCAGCATCTTCAAGCTCGGCTCCTGCATAAGCACCACCAACCTCCCCTCCATGCCCGTCCACGTCTAA